The following coding sequences lie in one SAR86 cluster bacterium genomic window:
- a CDS encoding phosphotransferase family protein, with translation MLSKDQDQQTGTMEVLEKHKIDVSAIEGCMKENIDGFKGPIFLEEFKGGQSNPTYKITSQDKSYVLRRKPPGTLLKSAHAVDREYKVISALNKTEVPVPKSYFLCEDENIIGTSFYIMEFKDGRVLWDPAMEDSNSDEAFEVYRSMNESLVLLHKVIPKEVGLENFGKPGNYVGRQVSRWSKQYIDSETENIESMNNLIKWLPDHLPVEKQTSIVHGDYSISNVMVGKTDPNVIAILDWELSTLGDPCADFNYHCLQFTLNDKLADSKYCKEKGIPAIQDYVKMYSEKMGIDLSEEWNLYTAYNLFKLAGILQGIMGRVRDGTAASKQAAERASGARGLADAGWELIEKHFK, from the coding sequence ATGTTATCTAAAGACCAAGACCAACAAACCGGAACTATGGAAGTTTTAGAAAAGCATAAAATAGATGTAAGTGCCATAGAAGGTTGTATGAAAGAAAATATTGATGGATTCAAAGGGCCTATATTTTTAGAAGAATTTAAAGGAGGGCAATCTAATCCTACTTATAAAATTACCTCACAAGATAAATCTTATGTTTTGAGAAGAAAACCTCCTGGAACTTTACTGAAATCAGCTCACGCAGTAGATCGAGAATACAAAGTTATATCTGCCTTAAATAAAACAGAAGTGCCTGTACCTAAAAGTTATTTCCTTTGTGAAGATGAGAATATTATTGGAACTTCCTTTTATATCATGGAATTTAAAGATGGAAGAGTTTTATGGGATCCAGCAATGGAAGATTCAAACTCAGATGAAGCGTTTGAGGTCTATCGATCAATGAATGAATCATTAGTTTTACTTCATAAAGTAATTCCAAAAGAAGTAGGTCTAGAAAATTTTGGTAAGCCAGGAAATTATGTTGGAAGACAGGTATCCAGATGGTCTAAACAATATATTGATTCCGAGACAGAAAATATTGAATCTATGAATAATTTAATTAAATGGCTTCCCGATCACCTTCCAGTTGAGAAACAGACTAGTATTGTCCATGGAGACTACAGTATAAGCAATGTTATGGTAGGAAAAACTGATCCTAATGTGATCGCTATACTTGATTGGGAACTTTCAACTTTAGGAGACCCTTGTGCTGATTTTAATTATCACTGCCTTCAATTTACTTTAAATGATAAGTTAGCTGACTCAAAATATTGTAAAGAAAAAGGAATCCCAGCTATTCAAGATTATGTAAAGATGTATAGCGAAAAGATGGGAATAGACTTATCAGAGGAGTGGAATCTATATACTGCATATAATCTTTTTAAACTTGCAGGTATTCTACAGGGAATAATGGGAAGAGTAAGAGATGGAACGGCAGCGAGTAAACAAGCAGCAGAAAGAGCGAGTGGTGCAAGAGGATTAGCTGATGCTGGGTGGGAATTAATTGAAAAACACTTTAAATAG